Genomic segment of Vitis riparia cultivar Riparia Gloire de Montpellier isolate 1030 chromosome 19, EGFV_Vit.rip_1.0, whole genome shotgun sequence:
CGTTTACATTAAATCCTCCTCCTTCGCCTCCTTGTTGATTGAGGATGCTGCCTGTTTATTGGAATGGTTTGGGCGAAGATTCCATTCCCCCAGAATAGAATGAAGCCAATACTCAACCCTGCCACCACCCCACACCCGTATCCCATCCATGCCACTGTCCAATCAAATTCAATTCTCGGATCAGAGTCCAAGAGTCGTTCATGAGTTGATGCCTCTGCTTCCTCATCGACTCTGCATTTCCTGGATAATGGAAATCCGCATAACATTGGGTTCCCCTCGTATGATTTTAGAGGAAATGTGTTGAATTGACCTCCGCTAGGTATGGCTCCTTCGAGGTTGTTTCCTGCCAAGTCCAAGAAGGAATGGAATGTTAGACTTGTTAACTGCACAGGAATCTCCCCTGATAGCTTGTTGTTTGAGAGAGCCAATGACTCAAGCTGGTAAGCATTCTCCAGTGATGATGGTATAGGGCCATCAAGGTTGTTACTAGACAAGTCCAGGTTATGCAATGAATTAAACTCTCCTATGGACTCTGGGATTTTCGCTTCCAATTGATGATTGGAGGGATCAATACTTGTGAAAACATCTAGAATCCTTTCTAGTTGAAACTCTCCTCCTTTCATTGTTATCTTCATTGAGCTCTGAAACTCATAATAACCCCTTTTGACTTCAAGGTAATTTGGTCCGGAATTTTCATCTTCCTCTTTCATCATTGCTTTCCAAGTGTGGAAGTACGCAGAGGGCAACTGGCTTGCGAAGGCATTGGAAGATAGGTCAATCACATGAAGCATTGGAAAAGCATTCCTCATCCGGGGATGTTTAATCTGGCCATAGAACCTATTGGAGTGCAGGATGAGAACTTGCAGTTGTTGTACATTCTCCAACCTGAAcggaaaaatatcatttatctGGTTGTTAACCAGGTCTAAAACCtccaatttttgacaaccataCAAAGAGCTCGGCACCTTTCCTTCTAATTGATTTCCGTTGAACACAAGTATAGTTAATGATTCTGCATAAACCCGAGGCATGGCTCCCTTCAAACCATTCCCACCTAGATTTAGTACTGACAGAGAACTGCTGAAGTTACCTAGACAGCTTGGTATTGTGCCATCCAAATTGTTATTGGATAGATCAAGGACTTCAAGTACAATTTCACTGCAAATTGATGTAGGAATTTCTCCATGGAACTTATTGCCTGCAACTGTAAAGAAGGCTGCATTGTAGAGGTATGAACCAATGTCAGCAGGGATGATCGATGTGAAACTATTATTTGAGTAATCCAGAAAATGAGCATCTTGGGGAAAAACTGGAGGACCTTGTATGTTGTTAGAGTGAAGGTCCAGAAAAAGCAAATATATATAGAGGTGTAGAAGCATTTGGAAAAGGCTGATCCATACCAGTAAGGAAGTTCAAAGAAAGATTCAGAAATCTCAATGGCCTAATCCAAATCCAAGTAGGAATGTGACCCCTTGATTCTGTTGTTGGACAGGTCCAGCTCAACCAAATTCTGAAAGTTTTGGAGGAAAGTTGGGAATTCTACCATATTGCATGAATATGATACTAATGTCTGAAATTGGGGAAAGGTTGAATTAGGACTAGCAGTCAATGACCAGTGATTATCAGATAGATCAAGATAACGAGGAGTGGTCAAGTTTGAGAACATGTCCAAGTCCATGCTACCTTTGAAGTCATTGGAAGAAAGATAAATGACTTCTAGACTCGTGAGTTGAGCAATCCATCTTGGAATAGGGCCCTGCAACACGTTATCACTAAGATCTAGCTCCTTCAAAAATGGGGAAGGCTTGTAAGGAAGCTGGGTAGGCAGAGCTTGGAGTCGGTTCTCGTGAAGATCTAATACCTTCAATGATGGGAATATAAACaaagaataatttattacaCCATCAAGTGAGGCAGACAAGATCGCTGTCTGGAGACAAACTAGTAATCATCTTGTTTGGTAGAATCAGAGATGGAATTGATTCACTGAAATGGTTTGATGAAAGGTCCATAGTTTCAAGTTTTGTGAGGTTGACAATGGAATGTGGGATTTTTCCTGAGAAATTGTTAGATGAGAGGTCCAAACTCTGCAGCTGCCTGAGGTTGCCAATTGAACTTGGGATTGATCCATGAAAATGGTTTGACGAGAGGTCCAAACTTTTCAGCTGTACAAGCTTACCTATCCCTTTGAAATGGTTCGATGAAAGGTCCAAATTCTGTAGCTTTCCAAGGCCGCCAATTGAGTTTGGGATAGGACCACTGAAATTAAGATCATTAAGATCTAAGTCAATCAACAATTCAAGACTGCCTATTGATTCTGGTATTTTCCCATGAAAGCCTGTACCTCTGATCCCCAAATTCCTAAGGGCATTATGATGAGGGAATTCTGGTAAGGAGCCAAGGAGGTCAGGGTTTTGGGACACATCAATCTTCTGTAGAGTTGGAAGTCTGAAGAAATTTGTTGGGAATTCTCCATGGAGTTCACAGTCTCGAAGATGAATAGAGACCAATTAAGACATTTACAAGGAATTCAGGAACTTCTGAAGTGAGAGTTTCCAGAGAGATCAATTTCTGAGAGAGTGAAGATTTGAAAGAGAGGAATGAATGGGACCAGAAATTGAACAATACGATAAGCTTAGCACAACGAGATTAGGGACAGCAGAGGATAAAGCATCGCACCAGTTGCTGTTGTGTGTAGACATGTCAACCTCATCCAGATAGAGTAGTCTCAAGCTAGACATGTTTTGGATCAGCCTTTCCAGGTTCGGACTTTCAAGTTTGAGCCACcccatgttgaaagagagatCGAGAGAGACCAATTTTGCGAGGCGTGACATTTGAAGAGGGACTTGGCTAGAGAATCGTGTGTTAGAAAGATTAAGATAGGTCAGACTTGAAACCTGGGAATACCCAGAAAGATGTTCACCATTCTCAGAAGAAAAATTGTAAGTGAGAAAGATGTTCCCGGAGAGATCGAGGCTCAGCAGTGTGTGAAGCTTGACTAGACTGCTGTTGGAATGAATAGTGCCTTGAAGATAGCCATTGCTGAGGTCGAGGGTGATAACATGGCCTGTGGCATTGTCACAGGTGATACCTTCCCAGGAACAACAATCTGTATCTGGCTTCCAAGAAGCTAATTTGGGATGAGGCTCTGAGAGAGATTCATTCATGAATGCAAAAGGACAGAGTTCTGGTCATCTTGACATAGACGGGGTGTTGCTGCATGAGACGATGATGACGAAAAGTAGGAGAAAATCAAGACGTGGGAGAGGAATATTATGCTGATGAACCTCATTACAAATATTGGTCAATGAAATTGGAATTGATAGTGCTAAGTCTCCCAacttaaactatatatataacacatcCCATGGACATTAAACTTAGCTCACTTTCAAAATGCTGTTTGACCATGTGTCTGATGTCTACCAATCAAGAAAAAACCGAGGGAAAAGCATGTTTTGgtttggatttaaaaatatatacatcatTGTTAATGCTGATTCCAATGCTTTTGCTTTTACTTCTATATGTTAGTCTTTGTGGAACtaccaattataaaaatatataagttaaattaaaaaaaaaaaatgcccatTAGCTCTATTACCTTCGAGGTCAAGGTCAACACCATGACCAAGACCATGATTAAGAAGAAGGCCAAGGCTAATTGAATATTGAATAAGTTTGGCTCACGCCACTAGGatcaaatatttttgtcaaattgaatatttgtatgTTTTTTCATACCATTTTGTTAGTAGTTTGAAATGATTTTACTACATAATTTGATGGAATAGGATATATGTAAATCCAGCCAATACCAGTACTCATTGAGATTTTTGCTTGCATTATTCTTCTACATCTTGCCAAAGTTTTAACAAGCCATGAAAATATTAATGTGAATGCTATCAAACCATAGCTTATTACCAAAGATATCAAGATCATCATCATATTGAtagattgaaattttataaaaaaataaaactatctGTTATAAGGtctagggatggcaatgggacGGGGTTTTTCAAGTACCCGTCTCATCTCGCTTTTAATAGGAcgggtttgaaatttaaataaacaggTTTAGGATGAgtttaagatttttatttttttattttttatttaaacctAAGGTAAGTTCGAGATGGGTTTGGGTATTGCTTTATCCTATCCCATCCCATCCCGCTCCaccttgattatatataaatttaatttaatttaatttttattttcttatttttaatatatagataataataaaaatagtaaaatactttttaataaaataatttataaaaattataataattcaattatttataaaataaatttattttttttaattttttttttcaaaaaagagtTAAATGGGACAAGGCGGGACGAGTATGAGAATTTTTCATATCCACCTTGCCTCATCCCAccctgtttaattttttaaatgggacaaAGATGTGaactattttgaataaataggaaGGCTAGGGATTGGGATGGAGGTGACCCGTCCCAAACTAGCCCTACTGCCATCCTTGAGGTTAATTATAAAATGTCTATCTTGCAACTTCCTGGAGAATAGATTGCCTTTTTCCTAAACCATTGCAAGCTTTTCGAAACTCAAATTAATGTTGGAAAGAAGCTTTATCATTGTTTCCGGTTggcataaattttaaattaatgacttaataaaattaaatatatatctatgtatatatgaacaataaaatcatacaaattaaaattaatttaaaaatacaataagttatgattaaaaaaaccatatttactaaattaaaaatagttctatTCTTCATTCATGTTTCAAACTTTGAatttgttataatttatttttaccacAACCatcatcttttttctttccatagttCTTTCTTGTTAATACaccatttaatattattaagaaaaaatatgtcaaatttaatAACCTAAAGATaatttgggttaattttttaaacaaccttaatgcttaaaaaataagaattaaaaatataaaactaatcctaagttattaattttatatatccTCTTAGAGAGACcctttgatagtaattttaaaagtttttagaagtgtttttttcgtgtttgaaaatgttttcttatgGAAATTAAGTGTTTggtaaatttttagaaatcacttttaaaaaactTAGACAATCATTTTTTAAGTGACACTTGAAATGATtcttgaaaaatcacttatatgtttcacagtatttctatttgaaatgtttttaattgaagtattttttgggagaattgtctattaagtatttaaaaaaaaaaaacaaaaaaaaaaaactacaagtggtttttaaaatttttgaaagtatttcctaaatttttccaAACACCTAAAAACGTTTCacaaaatcattatcaaaccagttcttattatgtgattattccaaaaatcaaatttgaaaaatacagTGAAGTACTAAAATTAGTGCTTTAATCAAAATCAGTCTCAAACAAACTGACTTTAGTCCTAGTAAGAAACTGCCTCTTAAATTATTCAAGCTTATAGCATTGGAAATTAATGTTGAATGTAAGTTTGTATTCATGTCAAAGTTTTGTTATGGGTACCATGTAAATTTGTCCTAGTTGTATTGGCAGTGCAACAATGTGTGGGATATtgatgagaagaagaaaagcaGGTTAAGGAAGATAATGCAAGTCTTGAAATGGTTAACTTTCATCATGCCTCTTTTTTGAAAGATGTACAAGTTAATGCATgtataaaaaatgttagaagGTAGAATTGGAACAAAGTCATTCTAGTGGCCTTGTGCTTTGTAAGAAACTCACTGGGTGAAGGAAAGTTatagactatatatatatatatatatatattttaccaGTTGGCTGACCACGGTAGTCATAACTTGAATGTCCTTTCACAGTGGGCGATGAGAGTGACTTCCATTTGAGACTGAGCATGAACTATTGACTGTGTTTCCGCTTTCTTGTTTATTTGGTATATTTGTGGTCTGCTTTTGGGACTCTGCCATATTTCTTGGAAATTACTTTGTTGAAATTTTGGCATGCTAATTTCTTGGaaacaagaattaaaaaaaaaaaccgaaaaaaaaaaaaccatagtaTGCCTATTTTATAATGACATGAGTTTGGCATTATACTGACTTGTCAAGATGCATATACTACATAGTAGAATCATACAAGATATAAAAACTTACGTGtaatattatactttattatatttttattaattaagaatgataatattttagaCTTAGATGGTTTTCCATATTAAACCATAATAATCGGTTTTGCCCACATCTAAATGTTTGGTCATTTCTCAACGTAGGTGAGAAAAACAGAAGAATTTTGAATATACGATTCtttaacatcaaataaattatgtataaaaatttctctctattatatatgtatgtacTATGTTGATCATAATGGATGAGGGTGATATGCAATGAAGATGATATTAATAAGATAGATAGCAATGATGAGATTTCAAGTCAAACATCTAGTGACCAGGAAGATTGCATTAAGGGCAATTGTGATTGCCATCATAagactataaatgtcataagttAGGAACAAGAGCTAGTTTTagatgttttaagaaaagtagaAGATGAAAAGGTTAAGCAAGAACTTTTTGAAGTCTTTAAAAAACTGTTAATAAGCTAGAAATTAAAAGGATAGTAAGCCCTTATAACCTGAATGAAATCTTAACAAGATTTAATCAGAAGTCTCCCAATGACTTAACCATTAAGGATCTTTAGAAATAAGATAGTACAAGAAGGAAATTAAGGATTCAAGATAATTCACAAGCTTAGGTTTTACAGACCTCCAAGATCAAATCAACAAGATTGTAATTAACCAAGGAAACCTTGTTGATAACAAGGAAAACCTTGAAGAGGTTCCAGAATCTTCACAAGTCAATGATTAAGCGACAAATTCATACTTGAATACTGTTAGCAGGGTTATTTTCTAAAGGTGAGAAGTCTCCCTAACTATAGTAATCAAGGATGAGTTTGTCCTTAATATTTTGCTTTGATTGATTTAGGAGCAGCTTTGAATTGCCTATAAGAAGGTCTTGTACCAACCCAGTTTTATGAGAAAACTAGGCAAACGCTTTGGGGTTCCAATGGTAAAAGACTtatcattaattataaattgtcAAATGCTCACATTTGTAACCAAGGCATTTGTATTAAGCAAACTTTTATCCTAGTTACAGACATAAGAGAAAAGGCTTTTCTTAGAGTCCCCTTTTTAAACTTTATCTACCCTATAAAAGTAGATGATCAGGGACTAAGACCAACACTCttagataataaaattttatttgaattcacTGACCCACTTGAGGAAAGGAATATAAACACTTTAAGGGATCAAGTGATTAAGGCTAAGGAAAatcaagttaattttttaagacaAGAAATTAATCTCGTATGAATTGAAGCGCAACTAAAAGTTAAGAAAACTCAGGATGTAGTAGAAAAGTTTAAGAATAAGATTGTTAGAGAAGTTTGCTCTAACACTCCTAATGGATTTTGGCACAGGAAGCAGTATGAGGTAGAATCACCTTATGAACCATAttttagtgagaaaaatattcCCACTAAAGCCAAAATTATCTAGATGAATAAGGATTTATTAAGCTATTGTGAAAAAGAGATCCAGGATATTCTTGATAAGAAGTTGATAAGAAAGTCTAAGTCCTCTTGGAGTTGTTCAACCTTCTATGCTTAGAAACAAGCTGGATTAGAAAAAGGAACACCTAGACTGGTAATCGACTACAAGCCTCTTAATGATGCATTAAGATGGATTAGGTATCCTATTCCAAATAAGAAAGACCTCTTTCAAAGGTTAGTTAAGTCTAAAGTTttttctaagtttgatatgaaattaaGATTTTGGCAAATCTAGATTGCATAAAAGAGAGGTATAAGACTACCTTTATGGTACCCTTTGGAcattatgaatggaacataATGTCCTTTGGTCTTAAGAATACCCCTTTAGAATTACTTCATTTCTTGATCCACATGAAATAAAGATGAAATCATCATTGGTTGGTTTTTATTCTtaccaagaaaaatatatttcaatccCTGTGTTGGTGGTTTCAACTTAGGTTTCTTTTCCGAAAACAATTTTGGTTTATCTTGCATATTGTCTCTTGTTTTTGTGTCGCCAACAACTAGCTCAACCTTCTTTTTCCAGCAAGTGTTTTTCTGCAACATACCCTCATTTTTAGTAACAAATGCCTAAGCTTCTTTCTTAGGAAAGTCAACTAGTAGTTTCTCTAAGTGCTTATCCATGAGTAAATCAACATGTTCTTAAACTAATGTGTCAATCAAGCATACTTCCTCAGATTCAAACTCTTCATGATCAACTAGTTACTTGCATAGGTGAAACACATAAGCTCCAAGGTCATGTTCCCAAATGATAAGCACATTTCAACAATTGATGATTGTATTGGCAATGACATCTTAAGATAATTACAATTGAATTTACCCTTTTACTCATATGTTCACTGTCCAAAACCATGAAATCTATtagatagtagaatttgtccaatTGCACCAACACATCTTCTACCACTCTTCTAGACACTTTAATTGATCTATTAGCTAGGGACAAAGTGATAGACATGGACTTCAATTCTTCCAATCCCAATTGTCGATAAATTAAGGTAATAGGTTCACACCTGCTCTCAAGTTAAACAATGTTTTCTCCACATATGATTCTTCAACTTGCACTAAGATGGTGGGGCAGCCAGAGTCTTTATATTTCACTATAGACTTGTTCTCTATTATAATGCTCACTTTCTTTGTTAGGAAGGCTTTCTTATtgactttgatttttcttttaattgtgcATAAGTCCTTAAAAAGTTTTTGAATAGGTGGACACTTGTTTGATTATGTTTAAGAAGGGTGTATTCAACTTGACATGCTTCAGTACTTCAATAATATCATAACTTTGCTTATTGATATTAGGTTTTTTAAATGCTAAAGGGAAAGGTAGGTGATTCTTGATTGTATTTTatcccttattttttttctcattttcttttctctcgcACAATTCATCCTTTAAAATAGGTTGGTTGACATGTTGAACAATCGGTTTCTCATTTTGAGAAGTTGTgacatcctttttttttttttttttttttctgctttgGTGCTTCTAACTCCTTCCCACTTCtcaaaatatttatagttttcACGTCTTCATTTTCCCTAAAATTTGTTGCTTCACAAGCATTTCTTAGATTTTGTTGGGATTAGGCTGAAAATGTCTTTTCTCTAGAGGCCTACTTGTAGTGATTTGATTAAGAGTGGCTTGAACGTTGAAGATTGCTTGTGATGTTTGGGCATTGATTTTCCtccaattttcattttgtttcaatCTTGTGGTCCTCATTGAATTATCACTACTCAACagtaaattgaatttattgatGATACATTTGTTGGAGAAAATTCCTGATACTCAAAATAGTTGAAGTTAATTGAGGTTACTGCACAAATCCTTGAATTCCTCCTAAATATGAGTGCTCATAAATGAGGGTTCATTAGGGTTGGTTTAAAGAGTGCATGACTACTACCCTCATCCTTGAATATTGTTGAATCAGTTTCTCCAAACTAATTTGTCTACTAAGTTGAAGTTGTTCCTTGATTTTATTATTCCCTCTAAGATATGTTTTAATGGTTCCTCCAACTTAGATCATACATGTTATGAGGGGTATTGTTGGAATCCTGCTTGAAGGCACCAATTGCATTGGTTTGCTTTGTGAACATCTCACTCACTTTTGGGAGTGTTGGGCAATTCGAAACTTCATGCTTCATAAACTTACAGATCAAGCAATGTACTTTTTGACTTATCTCCTTTACTTTTGTGAATTCCCTTGACTTCTAATTACTCAAATCTTCTTAATAGAGAAGTTATCTTTGCTTGGACATTGAATGCCTCAGGAATTGAATAGATACCACCAGTTTTTGCATTTCATGGAGCTTTTTTCCTTGATGACATCTTTGCTCAATGAATCTTCCCAACTCCTTGATACTCTAACCATATAATCTAAGAATTGAAGGGCTTCTTTTGGACTTTTGCTCATAAAGTCACTTTTTCACAATACTTCCACTAGTTGTTTCATTTTGGGAGACATTCCTTTATAGAAATAACTTACCAACATCCAGGTCTCAAATCCATGATGGGGTAGGCACCAAGCATCATGTTGAATATCTCCTAGCATACAAATACTATAATGTTATGAAGTTAGAAGTCTTCCTCTTCAATGCATTGGTTGTGTGaggataaaattttttataggaACATCAATTGTAGATTTGTCCAACTTTTGATACTTTGTGGTCTAAGAGTGTTAAACCAAATCTTTGCCTTGTCATTTCATGTCAAAGGGAAAACCTTCATCCTCGTTACCTTAATAGGCACATTTACTTCTTGGAATGTGAAACAAATTTCCCTCACTTCCTTAATGTGAGATTAAGGATTCTCCTTTTTATTCCCCTTAAAACAGGTAACATTGACACTAGTTGTGGTTTGATTGTGGTATGTTCTTCAGGGGCAAAGAAGCATAAGGGTTTGTTGACCTTAGGAGGGTTAAGATGATCTTTCATCGATCTATAGGCTTGGAAAAGCTTAACTTGTTGATTATTGTTGTTGGTTCAACTTATTAGGTCATCCATACTTGCTTGAATAgctaaatttgtttttgaagaaaatatctcTTTTCCAAAAAAGTATAAAAAGCAAGAAGaagacaataaaaataaaaacactaaattaaaaactagaaataaataaaattcatattattaaagaaaatcaactatttaaaagaaaaaacaaaaaactaatcaGTACTTAATTGACTTCGATAAAACTTGTAATCAATTCCCCAGCAATGACATCATTTTCTTGATTGAAAATATCTATTgcaaataaaatactaaaacataaatacatgataaaaatagttaagaaaaaataaggaatagagttACCACAACTTGTAGTATTTCAAGTTATCATTCTtagggaatattttttttattatctaaaaatagtgatttttatgaaaaaatgattaGATTGAAATTATGATTTGATGGATAAATTAAGGAAACAATGATAAACTAATCTAGAGATTTTCACAAATCCAATCTTAGACCTAGGATTAAGGGATAATAAATactaattaaaagattttttgtCTTCGTAGATTGGACCACAATATAGGTTATCCAAGTTTGGaaccatattttaaaacttaaaatccATTCTTTAGTAGTCATCCaacaaataatttgataaatgttTCATcctttaagatatttaaaacctAATATTCATTTGGTAGATTCTCTTTGGTCATCAATCACATATGATCATACTAGGTCAGCTATTGATCTTAATCCCTTATGCATCAAAGGATCCCTAGCATGTATCCTATGTACCTTTAATAGGgattgttaggaatttgaggctaatccaaagtagccgttgggggttcgaccggtcaaGCTAAGGGTCGATcggttgactagccattaggaaaagtgaccgttgggcctcaaccggacctcaaccggttgagattcaaccttgaccgggaagagaaggccactggaagagagagaaactttttggcctctgtggaccccgcattttggctctatgcgtttcccactcgatggcgagctcgattttcattttatttgaaaagtcgattttatttattgtttaaaaaatgacttgggagtcgccacttatttttgttttatttttaaaagggtaaacaaaataagaaagaaaaaccctaagtgtgactccatattttggaaaaggtggtctgtgaaaaaccggatcgggttcgggggtcaggttacttatcgggaaggtacggtaaaaaccatagcacccctctaagtccctaaagtcgggtctctactaataaaatgaagcaatcatggcaattgaagAGTAAATCAATAAATACCCAGAATGATTATGCAAGTATGAGAATCAGAGCACTCAATGATGAATGACCAAAGTGAGAGCGGGGCGTACCTGGGCATCAAacgatcaatgcgctatcaagagagagggtCAGTgtgaaattaagaaataatagcATGCATGCCAGAGAGCAGGATAAATCAATGATAATCAAGTCAATCACtcagtcaatcaatcaattagtcacatatgtggggctcccaccaaagcccgtttatttttgcatgaattaattccataaattccattattcggaattacggaacttaaattcatatttattttaaaacgttttaaagTGATGAAAAATTCGAAATTGGCTCACCGAAAAGAAAATGGCGGccaaatttgattgaaaagcGGATTTTTGgaacataaacaaaaaaaaaaaaaaattaaggatgaaaaattaaagagatgtaattatttaaaaaaaaaaaggaatttgaaaaattatttgcaaactAGAGTTTAggatctattttaaaaataaaaggtgaagaaataaaaaaaaataaataaataaacaaaagaaaggaaCGTGGCTTAATGGTGGGCATGCAAGGCTTT
This window contains:
- the LOC117908143 gene encoding receptor-like protein 7 gives rise to the protein MNESLSEPHPKLASWKPDTDCCSWEGITCDNATGHVITLDLSNGYLQGTIHSNSSLVKLHTLLSLDLSGNIFLTYNFSSENGEHLSGYSQVSSLTYLNLSNTRFSSQVPLQMSRLAKLVSLDLSFNMGWLKLESPNLERLIQNMSSLRLLYLDEVDMSTHNSNWCDALSSAVPNLVVLSLSLPTLQKIDVSQNPDLLGSLPEFPHHNALRNLGIRGTGFHGKIPESIGSLELLIDLDLNDLNFSGPIPNSIGGLGKLQNLDLSSNHFKGIGKLVQLKSLDLSSNHFHGSIPSSIGNLRQLQSLDLSSNNFSGKIPHSIVNLTKLETMDLSSNHFSESIPSLILPNKMITSLSPDSDLVLDLHENRLQALPTQLPYKPSPFLKELDLSDNVLQGPIPRWIAQLTSLEVIYLSSNDFKGSMDLDMFSNLTTPRYLDLSDNHCLFQMLLHLYIYLLFLDLHSNNIQGPPVFPQDAHFLDYSNNSFTSIIPADIGSYLYNAAFFTVAGNKFHGEIPTSICSEIVLEVLDLSNNNLDGTIPSCLGNFSSSLSVLNLGGNGLKGAMPRVYAESLTILVFNGNQLEGKVPSSLYGCQKLEVLDLVNNQINDIFPFRLENVQQLQVLILHSNRFYGQIKHPRMRNAFPMLHVIDLSSNAFASQLPSAYFHTWKAMMKEEDENSGPNYLEVKRGYYEFQSSMKITMKGGEFQLERILDVFTSIDPSNHQLEAKIPESIGEFNSLHNLDLSSNNLDGPIPSSLENAYQLESLALSNNKLSGEIPVQLTSLTFHSFLDLAGNNLEGAIPSGGQFNTFPLKSYEGNPMLCGFPLSRKCRVDEEAEASTHERLLDSDPRIEFDWTVAWMGYGCGVVAGLSIGFILFWGNGIFAQTIPINRQHPQSTRRRRRRI